A window of the Methanobacterium sp. genome harbors these coding sequences:
- the lysA gene encoding diaminopimelate decarboxylase, producing MDFDIKTNEKGNLSIGGSDAVELSQKYDTPLYVIDEERIRDNYRRVYGAFSSQYNDFKIFYACKANTNLAVMRILEQEGSGIDAVSPGEIYTSLLAGFDPERILYTGNNVTDEELKFAVDSGVIINLDSISALNRLSKLTDPEKVKISFRVNPKVGAGHHEHCITGGDLSKFGVMEEEAAEVYSLAQDLGFTPIGIHTHIGSGILDPEPFMLAVETLMDVAGRVKEQSGVKFEFIDFGGGLGIPYTPEESKLDIETFSKEITDLYKDKLNEYNLGKPTMCIEPGRYIVGDASILLTKVNTIKQSYRKFAGVDAGFNTLLRPSMYGSYHHIVVANKPNAENTQNIDIAGNVCESGDLFARDRPMPEIEEGDILAIFNAGAYAFSMSSQYNSRPKTMEVLVNNGESEVVRERETFADVLANQNVPVRLLKNNED from the coding sequence ATGGATTTTGATATTAAAACTAATGAAAAAGGAAATTTGAGCATTGGTGGATCCGATGCAGTGGAACTTTCACAGAAATATGACACTCCCCTTTACGTGATTGACGAAGAAAGAATTAGAGATAACTATAGAAGAGTTTATGGAGCATTTTCAAGTCAATATAATGATTTTAAAATATTCTATGCATGTAAAGCAAATACAAATCTTGCAGTAATGCGAATTTTAGAGCAGGAAGGTAGTGGCATTGATGCAGTATCTCCTGGAGAGATTTATACATCACTTCTTGCAGGCTTTGATCCTGAAAGAATTCTTTACACTGGAAACAATGTAACCGATGAAGAACTTAAGTTTGCGGTAGATTCTGGTGTTATAATTAATCTTGATTCAATTTCAGCTCTTAATAGGCTTTCAAAACTCACTGATCCTGAAAAAGTTAAAATATCCTTCAGAGTAAACCCTAAAGTCGGCGCTGGGCACCATGAACACTGTATAACTGGCGGAGACCTATCTAAATTTGGTGTGATGGAGGAAGAAGCTGCTGAAGTCTACAGCTTAGCCCAAGACCTTGGATTTACACCTATTGGTATTCACACCCACATAGGTTCTGGAATATTGGATCCTGAACCATTCATGCTCGCAGTTGAAACTCTCATGGACGTTGCAGGAAGGGTGAAAGAGCAGTCTGGAGTTAAATTTGAATTTATTGACTTTGGAGGGGGACTTGGAATACCATACACTCCAGAAGAGTCTAAATTGGATATAGAAACCTTTTCAAAAGAAATAACTGACCTGTATAAGGATAAATTAAACGAATACAATCTTGGAAAGCCGACAATGTGTATTGAACCAGGCAGATACATAGTTGGAGATGCTTCAATCCTTCTTACCAAAGTAAACACTATAAAGCAGAGTTACAGGAAATTTGCTGGTGTTGATGCAGGTTTTAATACATTGCTAAGGCCTTCAATGTACGGATCATACCACCATATTGTGGTTGCTAATAAACCAAACGCGGAAAATACCCAGAATATAGATATTGCAGGAAATGTATGTGAATCGGGCGATTTATTCGCAAGAGACAGACCAATGCCTGAAATTGAAGAAGGAGATATCCTTGCAATCTTTAATGCAGGAGCTTACGCATTTTCAATGTCTTCACAGTACAATTCACGCCCAAAAACAATGGAAGTTCTTGTAAATAATGGTGAAAGCGAAGTTGTAAGGGAAAGAGAAACCTTTGCCGATGTTCTAGCCAATCAAAATGTGCCTGTAAGACTACTAAAAAATAATGAGGATTAA
- a CDS encoding acetylornithine transaminase: MNTEEIINLDKKYVMQTYGRYPLALREGKGALVTDFEGKTYIDCFAGIAVNNVGHSHPKVVEAICNQAKKLIHTSNLYYTEPQVELAKLLADISVHDKSFFCNSGAEANEGAIKLARKFTGKGEIIAMENSFHGRTLAMITATGQHKYKKGFEPLPEGFKHVNYGDVEAVADSITDNTAAVLVEPIQGEGGVIVPPEGYLKDLKKLCKENDVLLIFDEVQTGFGRTGEMFASQLFGVTPDITTVAKALGGGFPIGAVLASEEVGNAFEPGNHAATFGGNPLACAAAIASINALIDESMLLKVKENGGYLKYKLEEQAKLYGIVEEVRGVGMMLGMELSINCGEIAAEAREQGILINCTADTVLRFLPPFVIDKGQIDTVTCVLESILQKLS, encoded by the coding sequence ATGAATACAGAGGAAATAATAAATTTAGATAAAAAATATGTAATGCAGACTTATGGACGGTATCCTTTAGCTTTAAGAGAAGGAAAAGGAGCTTTAGTCACCGATTTTGAAGGCAAAACCTATATTGACTGTTTTGCCGGTATTGCAGTAAATAATGTGGGTCATTCCCATCCAAAAGTTGTTGAAGCAATATGCAATCAGGCTAAAAAGCTTATACATACATCAAATTTATATTACACAGAGCCACAGGTCGAACTTGCAAAGCTGCTGGCAGATATTTCAGTCCATGACAAATCCTTCTTCTGCAACAGCGGTGCAGAAGCTAATGAAGGTGCAATTAAGCTTGCCCGGAAATTCACAGGTAAAGGAGAGATTATTGCCATGGAAAACTCATTTCACGGTCGAACCCTTGCCATGATTACAGCCACAGGACAGCACAAATATAAAAAAGGATTTGAACCACTCCCAGAAGGATTCAAGCACGTAAATTATGGAGATGTTGAAGCAGTTGCAGATAGTATAACTGATAATACAGCCGCAGTGCTGGTAGAACCAATCCAGGGAGAAGGAGGAGTTATAGTACCTCCAGAAGGCTACCTAAAAGATTTAAAAAAGTTATGTAAGGAAAATGATGTTCTTTTAATATTTGATGAGGTTCAGACAGGATTTGGACGGACTGGTGAGATGTTTGCATCCCAGCTTTTCGGTGTAACTCCAGATATCACCACCGTCGCCAAAGCTCTTGGTGGAGGATTCCCAATAGGTGCTGTTCTTGCAAGTGAAGAAGTAGGTAATGCATTTGAGCCCGGAAATCATGCTGCAACGTTTGGAGGAAATCCACTGGCATGTGCCGCTGCAATAGCATCTATCAATGCCCTAATTGATGAAAGTATGCTTTTAAAAGTTAAAGAGAATGGTGGATATCTTAAATATAAGCTTGAAGAACAGGCAAAGCTCTATGGAATTGTTGAAGAAGTGCGTGGTGTTGGAATGATGCTTGGAATGGAACTAAGCATTAACTGTGGTGAAATAGCTGCTGAAGCTCGTGAACAAGGGATTCTAATTAACTGTACTGCTGATACTGTTTTACGGTTCTTACCGCCGTTTGTAATAGATAAAGGGCAGATAGATACTGTTACATGTGTGTTGGAGAGTATTCTGCAGAAATTATCTTAA